In Silene latifolia isolate original U9 population chromosome 3, ASM4854445v1, whole genome shotgun sequence, a single window of DNA contains:
- the LOC141649170 gene encoding secreted RxLR effector protein 161-like, with the protein MKNIPYASAVGSIMYAQVCTRPDIAYAVGVLGRYQSNPGLDHWKAAKKVLRYLQGTKDYILMFRRTENLEVVGYSDSDYAGCIDSRKSTSGYVFMLADGAMSWKSVKQTLTATSTMEAEFVSCFEATSHGVWLKSFISGLRVIDSICRPLRMYCDNSVAVFMAKNNKSGSRSKHIDIKYLAIKKRVQEKKVIIEHISTELMIADPLTKGMPIKTFKDHVVRMGLGSIM; encoded by the coding sequence ATGAAGAATATTCCATATGCTTCAGCTGTTGGTAGCATTATGTATGCTCAGGTCTGTACTAGACCAGACATTGCATATGCGGTTGGAGTGTTAGGAAGATATCAGAGTAACCCAGGTCTTGATCACTGGAAGGCTGCAAAGAAAGTGTTGAGATACCTTCAAGGTACTAAGGACTACATACTTATGTTTAGACGGACTGAGAATCTTGAAGTAGTAGGTTATTCCGACTCTGACTACGCTGGTTGCATAGATTCACGTAAATCCACATCaggatatgtgtttatgctagcCGATGGAGCTATGTCATGGAAGAGTGTGAAGCAAACCTTGACGGCTACTTCTACTATGGAGGCTGAGTTCGTATCTTGTTTTGAGGCTACCTCACATGGTGTTTGGTTGAAAAGTTTCATATCTGGGCTTAGAGTTATTGACTCTATTTGTAGGCCGCTAAGAATGTATTGTGATAATTCAGTTGCTGTGTTTATGGCTAAGAATAATAAAAGTGGAAGTCgaagtaaacacatcgacataaagTATCTAGCCATAAAGAAGCgtgttcaagaaaagaaagtgaTCATTGAACACATTAGCACAGAGTTGATGATTGCAGATCCCTTGACTAAAGGCATGCCAATTAAGACTTTCAAGGATCATGTAGTGAGAATGGGACTTGGTTCCATCATGTAG